A genomic window from Nicotiana sylvestris chromosome 11, ASM39365v2, whole genome shotgun sequence includes:
- the LOC104210853 gene encoding serine/threonine-protein kinase UCNL-like, giving the protein MDNPTSPFPPLNLDNLRAIKVLGKGAMGTVFLVHNTITDPLSLYPFALKVIDKFSKPDSDRRARWETTVLHRLHHPFLPTLLGFSETPDMLSYAVPYCSGGDLNVLRYQQSDHVFSPSAIRFYLAEIILALEYLHTLGIVYRDLKPENILIQQSGHVTLTDFDLCKNLTLKKNLSSLDFNSDPEIDNIPPPTQPKKFRQFAKFVLPKKTCTYSRSTTTTKNGLRKVKSARVSPVSRRNPSSFYERSNSFVGTEEYVAPEVVRGEGHEFAVDWWALGVLCYEMLYGTTPFKGKNKKENFRRILMMEPEFIGKRNALTDLIGKLLEKDPTRRLGYRRGASEIKEHEFFRGLKWDLLTEVVRPPFLPSKDGTELTEEVKRGGFDVTEYLQKLKAPPSPLWSPSHDEWRNNVSLTEF; this is encoded by the coding sequence ATGGATAATCCCACATCGCCATTTCCACCTTTAAACTTAGACAACCTACGAGCCATCAAAGTACTAGGCAAAGGTGCTATGGGCACTGTTTTCTTAGTCCACAACACTATAACCGACCCATTATCCCTATACCCTTTTGCTCTCAAAGTCATCGACAAATTCTCAAAACCTGATTCCGACCGCCGTGCACGGTGGGAAACCACCGTCCTCCACCGTCTCCACCACCCTTTCCTCCCTACCCTTCTCGGCTTCTCCGAAACCCCCGACATGCTTTCCTACGCTGTACCATATTGTTCCGGCGGTGACCTTAATGTCCTCCGTTATCAACAAAGCGACCATGTTTTTTCACCTTCAGCTATTCGCTTTTATTTAGCTGAAATTATACTCGCTCTTGAATATCTTCACACTTTAGGCATTGTTTATCGTGATCTCAAACCCGAGAATATTCTTATTCAACAATCCGGCCACGTGACCTTAACGGATTTCGATCTTTGCAAAAACTTAACTCTGAAAAAAAATCTCAGTTCCTTAGATTTCAATTCAGATCCTGAAATCGATAACATTCCACCACCAACACAGCCCAAAAAATTCAGACAATTTGCTAAATTTGTACTTCCGAAGAAAACATGCACATATTCTAGGTCCACGACCACGACCAAAAATGGACTAAGGAAAGTGAAAAGTGCACGTGTTTCGCCCGTGAGTAGACGAAATCCGAGTTCGTTTTACGAACGTTCGAATTCGTTTGTTGGTACAGAGGAATACGTGGCACCGGAAGTTGTACGAGGTGAAGGGCATGAATTTGCGGTAGATTGGTGGGCATTAGGGGTATTATGTTATGAAATGTTGTATGGAACGACGCCGTTTAAAGGGAAAAATAAGAAGGAAAATTTCAGGAGAATATTGATGATGGAGCCGGAGTTTATTGGGAAGAGAAATGCTCTAACGGATTTGATCGGTAAATTGCTGGAGAAAGATCCGACGCGCCGGTTGGGTTATCGGAGAGGCGCGTCGGAGATTAAGGAGCATGAGTTTTTTCGTGGTCTGAAATGGGATTTATTAACGGAAGTTGTACGGCCGCCGTTTTTGCCGTCAAAAGATGGGACGGAGTTGACGGAGGAAGTGAAGAGAGGTGGGTTTGATGTAACGGAGTATTTGCAGAAACTGAAGGCCCCGCCGTCGCCGTTATGGTCGCCGTCACATGATGAGTGGAGAAATAACGTTTCGTTAACGGAGTTCTAA
- the LOC138881893 gene encoding uncharacterized protein has product MVNHGDRITTLEQTVDGLLPIVDTVPELRANLVQRLDDLDRRVLQAKVDRENISRGSEGDRQTAATEGLLQAGGNQIGGAVNLASATQKPKTPEPKPYNGARNAKEVENFIFDIEQYFDDVGSLEEAKNVATASMYLQGDAKLWWRVKYEAIRASENALETWAELKAAICLQSFPENFEYNARRKLRKLRQTKSVRDYVREFSVLMLNIRDMGDKDKLFTFLEGLKPYARMELQRQRVDILPKAIQAAKCLGDYQVEARKDRP; this is encoded by the exons atggtgaatcatggggaccgtATTACGAcccttgaacagacggttgacggattactgcccatcgtggatacggtgcctgaactaagagccaacctagtgcaaaggttggacgacctggaccgcagggTTCTCCAGGCCAAAGTTGACAGAGAAAACATCAGTCGTGGCTCCGAGGGAGACCGGCAAACGGCAGCCACAGAG GGCCTGCTTCAAGCAGGTGGGAACCAAATCGGGGGCGCTGTGAACCTCGCTTCCGCGACACAAAAACCGAAAACtcctgagccaaagccatacaatggagctaggaatgccaaggaagtggaaaacttcatctttgacatcgaacaatacttcgatgatGTTGGGAgcctagaagaagctaagaaTGTAGCAACTGCttccatgtatcttcagggtgatgcaaaactctggtggcgggtgaaGTACGAAGCTATTAGGGCCAGTGAAAATGCTCTCGAGACATGGGCAGAATTGAAGGCAGCCATATGCCTACAGTCCTTCCCCGAAAATTTTGAATACaacgcaaggagaaagctacggaaGCTCCGCCAGACCAAATCAGTGCGGGACTACGTGCGGGAATTCTCTGTGCTTATGCTAAACATAcgtgacatgggggacaaagacaagctcttcacCTTCCTGGAAGGGttgaaaccttatgcccgtatggaactgcaaagacaaagggtagatatcctacccaaggcgatccaagcagctAAATGCCTTGGGGACTACCAAGTGGAAGCTCGAAAGGATAGGCCTTAG